The Stigmatella aurantiaca DW4/3-1 genome contains the following window.
TCATCGGGATGTCGTAACGCTTCATGCGAGATGCGACAATGTTCAGGACCTCATTCCGGGTCAACATCCGCCCAGCTTCAACTTCAGCCTCGCGCAACGCCTCCATGATCATCCGGTTCCATTCGTTGGGCCATGTGCGCCCCGAGCGCCAGTTGCCCCCACCGTGAATCGCCTGATGGTGTGCCTGCTCCAGCCGGACGCAGAACTTGTCGATGTCCATGTCGCCCCTGAATCCGCGCTTCTCGAACCACGCGCGGAACTCTTCCGGCAGGACGTGGTGCTTCGGTGCCTTGGACATGCCCGCCCCCGCCCTGCCAGTCACCTGCATGCCGCGCACTTCGCGGCCAGTAGCATGGAACCGGACATGGCCGCCTGGAGCCGGGGGCCTGTCATCCGAAGGATGCCCAGTTCCATGTTCGAGTCAGCGACTTCCGAGGCTGCATTCGTCAGCATGGTGGTGCCACCGAGCGCGCCGTGAAGCCATGGCAGTTGGTTGGAGCCATAGTCAAGGTAGCGTGTGAAGGCGCCGTTGACTCCGCTCAAGCCGCGATTACCCAGACCCGGTGGACGGGCCGCGAGCTTGGAGAGCGCGCTGGCGACGCTGTCCGTAGAGCCCTTCACGTTGTCCACAGCACCGAGGACCGCTTGACGGGTGAGTGTGGTGCTCTGCTGCCCAGACTCCGCAGTGCCACGGGGAACTGCCCCCCGATGCCCACCTCACCCACCCGTCACTGCGGGCTCAGCGTCAACGCGCGGTGTGTAG
Protein-coding sequences here:
- a CDS encoding DUF2380 domain-containing protein, which codes for MSKAPKHHVLPEEFRAWFEKRGFRGDMDIDKFCVRLEQAHHQAIHGGGNWRSGRTWPNEWNRMIMEALREAEVEAGRMLTRNEVLNIVASRMKRYDIPMKFIQGGRR